The DNA sequence AAAGCGGCGGCCTGGTTCGCCGCGGAGAGCGCGTCGACCCGGAAGAAGGGTTCGCGTTCGTGAAGGCGCACCAGGCCGACCACGCGGTCGCGACGACGTGTCGCGTCCTGCGCCTGTCGAGGAGCGGCTACTACGCGTGGCTCGCGCGAGGGCCGTCCGCCCACGCACTGCGCGATGACGAGCTGCTGGGCTTCATCCGCAAGGCCCACGTGGGCTCGCGCGGCATCTACGGCGCACCTCGCATCCGCGCGGTGCTGCGACGGCAGGGCGTGCACGCGAGCCGCAAGCGCGTCGCGCGGCTCATGCGCGAGGCCGGCATCGTCGGCGTGACGCGGCGGTCCAAGCACCGGACCACGGTCCGCGACGACAAGCAGCGGCCTGCGCCCGACCTGGTCGACCGGAACTTCACGGCGGACGGGCCCAACAAGCTCTGGGTCGCCGACATCACCCACATCCCGACCCGCGCCGGGACGCTGTACCTGGCGATGGTCCTCGACGTGTGGAGCCGCAAGGTCGTCGGCTGGGCGACGGGCAGCAGCATGCCGGCCGAGCTCGTCATCGCCGCGTTCGACATGGCCGTCGCCCGTCGCCGCCCCAGGGAGGTCGTGCACCACTCCGACCAGGGCAG is a window from the Sandaracinaceae bacterium genome containing:
- a CDS encoding IS3 family transposase gives rise to the protein SGGLVRRGERVDPEEGFAFVKAHQADHAVATTCRVLRLSRSGYYAWLARGPSAHALRDDELLGFIRKAHVGSRGIYGAPRIRAVLRRQGVHASRKRVARLMREAGIVGVTRRSKHRTTVRDDKQRPAPDLVDRNFTADGPNKLWVADITHIPTRAGTLYLAMVLDVWSRKVVGWATGSSMPAELVIAAFDMAVARRRPREVVHHSDQGSQYTSAAFTKRCKALGAHVSMGSVGDCFDNAMAESFFATLEVELLALVGTFRTHAVAEAHVFEFLEGFYNTRRLHSRLGMRSPVEFEQDASKPPAVHSNPQTVGLPPGPPSALPAAVVPVGAPQATT